The genomic stretch tttaGACAAAAAATTAATATAGTAATACACTCCTACAATCCTATGCCTAACTTATTAGTACTAAACAAAAATTTAATCAATTACCACCCCATTAATAAGATAATACAAATCATTAAATAATTAGcttaaaataaataatataaattaattaaaaatcacctaaaaaatataaaaatttcCCGGGTAAAGATGAAGCTCTTTTCTTCCAGAAACCTTTTTTCTGTTATAGTTTCTCAAAAACCCATTTCTGAAAATCAAAAGCATTTCTTTTTGTGGTTAAAGCTTCATCTGAAGCATCGAAAGATGAAGAGTATGAGGTAGGGATGTTGTAACTTATATCGTCTTCAACATAGTTATTTGAATTAAAGGCTTAGGGTTTCTTTGGATTCTATTTGAATATGACTGTTTCGAAGGGTTTATGGAAACTATATATATCACATTTTCACAAGTTGTTTTCAGCTGATTTCGACACACTCTCCATCATAGCCTATTAATTAGCTAATAATTTCGATAATAACTGTTTGATTTTAGTTTACTTTTTGTTATAGAGAATAGCTTATACATAAGCATTTTATGATAAAGGTCTTGATTAAGTTGTTTATCCAAATAAGGCCTTATTTGATCAAGGTTGAGCTTATGATTGTGGTCACTACTGCATTTCCATGTGGGGTTACAACCGTTTTCATTCTTCAATCTTGTAAGGAAAAGAGAATTGAATGAGCGTTGGGAAAATGATTTGAGAGAAGGCTTACGACTATACAAGTAAGACTCCCCCGACTCAGAAAATCGTTTTCTTTCTGCCCTTAACAGTTTTCCTTCATTTATCTTATCCATGGCAATTCAGAATTGAAGTATTTTGTTTAATCTGCTATAGAGATTAAGTACTGTTATTTCACATATAACATTATTGGGCATTCTACGAGATTTGGTTTGCAACATATAATCATGTAAACATACAAAAACCATAATGTTGTGCTGGATTAAGTAAATATTTAATATTTTCCCTTTATTATTCAATTGCATATTAAAATAAGAAATAAAGGATTGGTGATTTTGTTCTTGTAACGACAAGATAGACATGACATTTTTATATGAAATTGTAATCTGCAACACCTAGTTTGAGGCAAAAAAAGCTTTAAtttcaaagcatccaatttgCCAGGACTATATCTAGATTAGAATGACAAGAATTAATGGTATCTTCCTGATAATCCTAATGTACGTTACTTTCCTGTTTAAATTCCTAAGGAATGTGAAGTACGAGGAAGCATTAGAGAAATTTGAGTCAGTTTTGGGAACAAAATTAGAGCCTAATGAAGCAGCAGTGGCAGGTAATAATGTTGCTTGTTGTTACTCTCAAGCTGGCAGTGTTTTTGTTGGTCTTTTCGTCACTTACCTAATTCCTTTGATTCTTACTTCATTTTAACATACTATGGCCATATCAGGTTTTGAACTCCCACGCTGCAAACAATGTTCCCACATCCACAATTGCCATggtgcaacaacaacaacatcaagtTGCACAGATGTATCCACAAGTTCATCTTTCACATTATGCTAATCGTATGCCCCTATCGTCAGTTTCTATCTACAGTCTATGTACCGCACATGACTGTGCCGGGATACTCAAACAGTGCTCCCTATCCTCATCCTACGAATGGAAACTATGTATTGATGCCTAGAGGCGGTTCCATCTTAATGCCAATAACCTTAAATACGGAGTTCAATAGTTCAAACCTGTTCCTGCTGGAAATCCTACAGGATTTGGAAACTTTGCTAACCCAGCAGGGTATGCCATGTTAGCTCCTGGCGTGGTTGGTGGTGCGTCGAGTCTAGAAGATTCATCTCGAGTCAAATACAAAGATAATCTCTATGTCCCAAATCTTCAGGTATTTTACGACATTTACAAATTGTATGTACTGCATTCCGGTCATTGGTTTTGGATCATTTTTTTGAGTGTCCAGTAATTCCTTTATATATGTAGATTAAATCCCTCAACCACATCTTTTCAATGATTAGTGTTATAACATGTCAAAAGTAGTTGGGGAGTGCCGAGTACAAAGTAAGCCATTTGAGAAACCTTTTCAACCGCATCTTTCAATGATTAGTTTTATAACATGTTCCATCTTAATAGTATGTACTATACAAATTTATATCCTTTAAGTCCCACATTGGCTACAATATTACACATGCAAGTGTTTATAAATGTCTGACATGCTAGTTTGTTTGCCGAGCTGAGTAGCGCCAGCTTGTGACCCATGTGGGGGCACCAAGGTGATGGAACATGGCTAAGGCTTAATAGGTTGGTCTGGTGGTTGCACCATGTTGGCCTGCCCGCTCCAAGTTGCGAGTTGACCCATGGGACTTGTGCGAAGGCACGGGTATTATGTGTCTTAGACAGGAGGGTACAGCGTGAGGCTGGTTTCACAGAGCAACGAACACTTCCTACTCCTGACAGTGGAGGGATCACGGGCCACTGCTTCCTCAGTCCACAACATCTGTCGAGCCTAGCCTCTGGACCATTACTTTTTTGGTTCTATGGAGGCCTAATTTGGATGTTTGAGATTGACTGAATCGAAATGTTCAACATCCACAGTGCTGTTTTTGTTGGAAATAAAGGTTCATGTGTTGAGAAAATTCCAAAAATTTCAATAAATTCTGATTTGAATATTTGTGATAAAGATCATGGTCATTGAAGAATTCTCTTTGGTTATAAATATGTAAGGTTGTTGGTTGTTGTTATCCTCATCGTCGTGGTTTTGATGCGTAGAAACTTTAGGATTCGAAGAGCAAACAAGTTACAAAAATGTCAAAAGGAACTAAAAAACAAACAACATCTTTTCACCAAGTGGATACTGATGCTAATGTAATAGTCATTTGGATGAAGATTGCATTGGGAGGTGCAACTGGGATTTGCTATTTGCACCATGAATGTTCTCCACCTGTTATTCATAGCAGCATCTTGTTTGATGAAGATTGTGAGGCAAAAATTGTCACACATGGTTATATTGCTCCAGGTATGTTTTGATAATGCTTTCAATAAGAAATTTCAGTAAACTGTTTTTAGTTTTAAAAATATCTCATGTTTTATTTATATAATCATTATTTGTGACATCTTATTATAAGCATTTGTGGATTCAAACCCCTTGTAATAAGGAAATCCCTCATCTCACCCAGTCATACAAAATTGTAGAATTAATTATCAGATGGTATGCATTTAGATTTTGTAATCGAATCTGTTATACAAGGTTGGATGTGAGGCATCGGATCTTGATCATATGCTCCAAGATGCATGACTCTGTCCATTGTGCGATTTCATATTTACAAGAAATACAAATCCAAAATTGCAATTTCATATTTGCAAGAACTACAAATCCAAAATTGCATTCTGGAACTACAAATGCAGCATAAAAGTATTGAGGTATCTACAACATTGTATTGGTTGTATTTCTCAAGTCACGTGCTTTTTATTGGCTTGGGATTATGCATTGAATCCGTTTCCTTATTTTCACAGAGTACTTTTTGGATTCAATTGGGATTTGTATGTCTAGCCTTGGAACTTCTAAAAAATGTGTATGTTTTAACTTAAATTTCTTTGATTTAAAATCATCATGATCCTTAATTTACATAATACTACATCGTAAGATATTATCCAATATACAATATAGTAAAAGTATAACAGTTAGGAGAAATGAAGAACATAAATTTGAACTAGGTTTGGTGGGGTGTGCCAAGCCAATGCAATAGTGCAATACAAAGGTGACACACAAGAGACCCAATAGCAAGCTATTGTAGTGTACTCTCCCCCTCAAGAAATAAATTTAATATCGTGTGAGTCAATGACTCACATATCAGATATTAAACTGATAAGAACAGATACTACACTTGATCTTAGCCAAAAGGCCGAGAAAGGTATGAGTTGAAAGACATGCTTATTATGTCTTTTATATCTGTCATAGTTTCTTCTTCTTTGCTAACTTGGTGATGTGGGACATTAATACAATAATTAGAAGTCTACTAGTGTTCTTGTCAACACAAGTATGATGTAGCTTGCTCTTATGTAACATTAATTAAACCAAGAGGGAGATTCTATACTTCAAATTTATTTTCTGCTCAAATTGATTTCATATATGCAAAGTTGACTGAATCCAGTGTTTTTTGAAATGCTATAAACAAAACCCATTTGTTCATAATTATGAAATACATCAAGACAACCAAGGAAGCTAAATGCATATACACAGAAACAACCTTGGGTGTAAGCCTTTCTTAAGAGGGCCCATGGAGCCAAAAATTCAGTTAGTGATTAGACATCAAGACATTGACATTTTAGAGCAAGTTCTGCCATTGTTGAAAAATATTGACAGCAAAAACTACATTTTTATTAGTTTgatgacttataatgtttcatTTTGTAGTACCGTGCTTAACAAAGGTTTTAGTGTGGAAAGATGCTTCTTTAAATGTTACCTGCCAATTCTTCTCCTTTTTTTTGTTGAATTGTTAGTTCGGTTGAAAActattttttatataaaaatgAGAGTTACTTTTTGTGGCAGAAGAATCAAATTATTACAGCTTTAATTAACCAAAGTGTTAATTTTTTATTCAACTTGCACTGAATAACAACTTCATTGGTAAACTTTATTTAGCTATCTGTTTTTTAGCAGGTTTGTATCCCTTAGTGTTGAGGGACTCTTAGAGTTCCCGGGTAAAAGGAGTAGCAAATTGATAGAGTTGTCACTGACTCTTTTTATTCTTGTAAAGACAAGACGGACATGGCAATTTTATATGTAGTTTTAATTTGCAATGTTTGTTTGAGACAGAAAAGGCTATAATTGCGAAGCATCCATTTTTTAGGAGTATATCTAGATGGATTGAATGAATTAATGATATCTTCCTGATAATCCTAATGTCCATTACTTGTTTAAATTCCTAAGGAATGCTAAGTACGAGAAAGCATTATAGAAATCTGAGTCAGTTTTGGGAACAAAACCAGAGCTTGATGAAGCAGCAGTGGCAAGTTATAATGTGACTTGTTGTCACTCTAAGCTAAACCAGGTATATATGGTTGTTTACTTTACAAATTGTAAGTGCTGCATTCCATTACTCTGTCATTGGTTTTGGATCATTTTTTTAGGGTATTTAGTCTGTGTATAACTTTTTGAATAGATTAAATCACTCTCTATATATGTGGATTAAATCCCTCAACCGCATGTTTTCAATGATTAATGTTATAACATGTCAAAAATAGTTGGGGAGTGTTGAGTTCAAAGTAAGCCATTTAAAGAACCATGTTCCATCTTAATATTATACAAATTTATATCCATTAAGTCACACATTGGCCAGAATATCCATTTAGACCCATATGGGAGCACCAAGGTGATGTGACCCATATGGGATAAGGCTTGACAATTTAGGATTGTGGCTGCACCATCCTGGCCGTGGAAGGATCAGACGTCTACTGAGCCTGCCAATATATCCCACTTTGCCTTTAACACATTACGAGCAACTACATCTCCCGAATTAAAATCTGCAACACAAACGTGACAGAACATGGCAGATTGGTTTGGTGGAGGCACCATCCTGGACTGTCACTTCTAAATTGAAAATAAACTTAGATTGATATGAAATATAAGAGATTACAATCTATATAATTATATAAGGAGAAATTATTCCTCAAAATTTGATATTAGAATAAGAGAGGGCCGCGCGAACGCAGGCCCCCACTGCAACAAATTATGATGTAGGTTCCACCACTTGGGTAGACCTTAGGATAGCACCCCTCCTAAGTGCAATGGAGGTTACTCTCCTAGGCCATGGTCCTTCAAGATCAACCATTGACCCCATCCAGGTAAGTATGTTGCAATGTCGGTATTCAAGTTATTTTATACTCTTGCTTCTCTCAATACCTTTCATATTCTTTCGATGTGGGACTCAACTACTATTAGTAGTTAGCAATGTACTTCCCACTCTATTTACTACTGCTTTTTTTTTCTCCACTTGAAACCGACCAAATTCAAGCATTACAGGTTCACTTTGGCTCTTATTATTGGATTGGATTTTTCATTCCTTCTTACTTTTAGTTGAATCGAAAATTGGTATTTGCAATGAATTTTAACTTCCCTATTCATGTGTTTCATATTGAGAGCTTTCATCAGCCGAATGAATACTAACTACCTTATTCTACTCCACTACATTATCATCAAACTATGTAAAACATTAACTCCGACTCCGACTTGTGTTGAAGTTGGTTTTTCGGTTGCGTATCATGTTTTGTCAGATGGTGCTGATGATTTCACCAAAGCAACTACAGTAAAAAATTAGTTAATAACTTTATTAAAGAAAGTGATTAATTTAAGGTGTGATCTTAGTACTTGGAATGCAGAAAGTGGGATTTAGCTTTGCTTTCTATACAGTGTCTCGGTAACTAAAGTTGGGGCGGAGCAAGCAGAAAGATGCAAAGCTATCTTGGAACCAATGTCTTGTCAGTCCAATAGTTTCTGCCAAGGTTAGGCACTGCTGCAAATTTAATTCTTAAGGTTGCTAATGCTATTAATTATAATCAATTTATTTAAATGGCTGGGGGTGTTTGACGTAGCAAACACCTTAAATTATAATGTAAAGAAAGGGAAAGCCATTGGTTAACAATAAAGTATTTTCAATAAAGTAGAGAGAATTGTGTAGCTCAATATGTTTGTGTTAAGACTTAAAAGAGTTACAAGACCCATGTTCAAAATTGGGTGTTGGATAAAATACAAAGATAACTACATTTGTTTATCTACAAAATAATAATTAGTATCCGAGAGATTTAAGAAGCACTTTCAATCTGTTATTAAAAATGTTTGATGAATCAATGTCATCAAATCATTTCTTTGTGTTGGCACAAGAAAGCATACATTTTAGCTGAAAGTATGATTCTGTCACATTTATTTTTGTAGTTGCGTTTCATTTTTTACAAAATGCCCACGAAATGATAATTTATGAATATTCTCCATATACTGATTGAATGATAATTTATGGGGTTGGAATTGGTCATGTTGGAATTTTGTAGAAAGTCTTTGATGTATTTGTATTGTTACAGATTGATGGTGCTAAAAGGGTTGGTTATGAAAAAGTTGAATTGGACCTATAAATACTACTTTACTCTTTGGGAATCATCATACCCTTGAAGCCTATCTTATACTAAAGTTTTATTGATCTTGCAGACATCTGATCAAAGTAGGTTTCTAGGGTACGAGAAAGCATACATTTTAGCTGAGTATGATTCTGTCACATTGATTTTTGCAGTAGTGTTTCATTTTTTACCAATTGTGGATGAATGATATTTTATGAATATTCTTCATATATTGATTTAATGATAATTTATTGGATTGGCGTTGCTCATGTTGGCTTTTTTTGTAGAAAGTCTTTGATGTATTTGTATTGTGATGGAGAGTGATGGTGCCAAAAGGTTAGTTATGAAAAACTTGAAGCATATTTTatcctatagttttattgattCCAAATCGACTGAACCTTTGTAATGACTAGTTAAATGACATAAAACTTGGTCAAGCTATTTGTAGTGGACTCTCCTTTATGAGAATCCCTTAATTAAGTTGTTTATTATACATGAGCTTATTTGGTCAAGATTGAGCTTATGATTCTGGAGTTTTATATAGCATTAATATTATTTTACAAGAATCGCCTCTTTGAATTAATGTGACTTTAGTACTTTGAGATTAATGCATTATAAGCTTTTCAAATAATCCATTTAGCTACTTAAATGACTTTTCATATACTATCATGACTAATGGCTAATAATCACATTCATTATAATGATCATTAATCTCAACAttttgaatttgactttgatACACTTTTGGTCCGTATTGTTTGAGATATGACTGAATCAATATGTTCAACATCGACACTTTTCTTTTTGTTGGAAACAAAGGTTCATGTGTTGAGAAAATCCCAACATCTGTAGTGCTAATTTTGGGACCGAAGTTTGGCCAACTGCGGAACATGTAAGAACAATGTACACAATTTGTCAATAAATGGGCCCGTGATTCATGAGAATGCAGAAAAGATATGGTTAGTTTATTTTGTAATTTGTATGCATTTTAGCAATTATCCCTGATTCGCGAACCTTGGTTTCCATTTTTTCACAGGAAAGATAGAAATTAGTGGTGAGTTCACTGATAGGAGATCATCCGAGCTGAGAGTGAACTTTGGTGTAGTAAGTTACAAAGTCAGCAAAATTCAAGGAAGTCTCATCATATTTAAACTACAAAATTCTAATTCTTAAATTTTCAATCCCTTTTTTATATAAGATATTTTATTTTCTAATGAAATATCTCACTACTGTATTTCCATGTGGGGTTACAACTGTGTTGGTTCCTTAATCTTGTAAAAAAATTCCAGATGCAAGACTACCTTGGTAAAAAGAATTGAAAGATCGCCGGGAAAATGATTTGAGAGAAGGCTTACGACTACACAAGTAATACTCCCCTGACTCAGAAAATCATTGTCTTTTTGTCCTTATTACATTTTTTTAACCGTTTTAATACTCCCCTGACTCAGAAAATCATTGTCTTTTTGTCCTTATTACATTTTTTTAACCGTTTTCCTTcattttcttcattcattcattttatgAAATTTGGTTTGCAACATATAAACACATATACAAAAACTATAATGTTGTGCtgaattaaataaatatttcCTTATTTAAAAAATAGAGATAACTTTACTCATTTAGAAGGGACTCAAACTTTATAATAAAGAAAAGAGATTTTATTACCAAGATGTACATACTTATgtaaattaaaatataaataaattagCAAGTAATTTAGAATATTGAACTAGGTTTGGTGGGGGGAACTAGGTTTGGTGGGGTGTGCCATGCTATTGCTAAAGTGCAACGCTTGCTTGAGAGACCCAATAGCAAGCTATTGAAGTGGACTCTCCCCCTCAAGAAATAAATTTAATATCGTGTGGACCATTGGCCCACATATCAGATATTAAACTGATAAGAACAGATACTACACTTGATCTTAGCCAAAAGG from Lathyrus oleraceus cultivar Zhongwan6 chromosome 7, CAAS_Psat_ZW6_1.0, whole genome shotgun sequence encodes the following:
- the LOC127108043 gene encoding uncharacterized protein LOC127108043, producing MKLFSSRNLFSVIVSQKPISENQKHFFLWLKLHLKHRKMKSMRNVKYEEALEKFESVLGTKLEPNEAAVAGFELPRCKQCSHIHNCHGATTTTSSCTDVSTSSSFTLC